In the genome of Streptomyces lydicus, the window GGTCGAACGCGAGGTCCAGCATCCGGATGGCGTTCCCCCTGAGGATCTTGTACGTCACCTCCGCCGGCAGCCCCGCCACGTGCTCGGCGGCCACCTCCTTCGTGTGCGGCCAGGTCGAGTCGACGTGCGGGTAGTCGGTCTCGAAGGTCGCGTTGTCGACCCCCACCGTCTCGATCGCCTCGATGCCGTGCCGGTCGCGGAAGAAGCAGCAGAAAACCTGCCGGTAGTAGTACGACGACGGCGGCTCGGGGATCAGGTCCTTGACCCCGCCCCACGCCCGGTGCTCCTCCCAGACGTCATCGGCGCGCTCCAGGGCGTAGGGGATCCACCCCATCTGGCCCTCGCTGTACGCCAGCTTCAGCCGGGGGAACTTCACCAGGACGCCGCTGAACAGGAAGTCCATCATCGAGGCCATCGCGTTGTTGAAGCTCAGGGAGGCCTGCACGGCGGGCGGCGCGTCCGGTGAGGCGGCCGGCATCTGCGACGACGAGCCGATGTGCATGTTCACGACGGTCCCGGTCTCCTCGCACGCGGCGAAGAACGGGTCCCAGTACCCGGAGTGGATGGACGGCAGCCCCAGGTAGGTGGGGATCTCGCTGAAGGTCACCGCCCGCACCCCGCGGGCGGCGTTGCGCCGGATCTCGGCGACGGCCAGCTCGATGTCCCACAGCGGGATCAGGCACAGCGGGATCAGCCGCCCGCCGCTGTCCCCGCACCACTCCTCCACCATCCAGTCGTTGTACGCCCGGACGCACGCGAGCCCGACCTCCTTGTCCCCGGCCTCGGCGAAGGTCTGCCCGCAAAAGCGCGGGAACGTCGGGAAGCAGAGCGACGCCTCGACGTGGTTGACGTCCATGTCCGCCAGCCGTGCCTTCGGGTCCCAGCACCCGCGCCGCATCTGCTCCCGGGTGATCCCGTCCAGCGTCATCTCGTCGCGGGAGAATCCCACGGCGGCGATGATGCGTTTGTACGGGAAGATCAGGCCCTCGTACTCCCACCAGTCGGTGAGCTGGCCCTCCGGGTCCGTGGTGAACCGGTACTTCCCGCCGACGTACTCCAGCTCGCCGATCCCTGCGGTGAAGGGTTTGGGCCCCCTGTCCCGGTATTTCTTCGGAAGCCAGGTGTCGAAGAGGTGCGCGGGCTCGATCACGTGATCGTCCACGCTGATGATCCTGGGAAGCTCCGCCGTGCCGCTCTCGTTGCTGCTCACGCTGTACCCCCAACTGCCCGCCGGTGAGGCGCCCACCGGAACCCGGATTCTGACGGTCCATCAGTTTCGAGGTTATGGGCTCGCCCCGGCAACGACAAGGCGAGCTGGGGGAACTGCGCCCCTTGCGGGATGGCGCGGCATCCGCTGAACTGACGCATCGTCACATTGGATGGACGAATCGAGGGGCAGCATGCAGACGGTCTGGCTCAGCGGCGCCGAGTGGCTCGCCGTCCTCCGTATCGGCCTGGGGCTGTGGTGGCTGGAGAGCTGGCGCCACAAGGACAAGAAGACCTGGTTCGCGGGCGGCGGCATCACCTGGGCGGCCGGCATCGCGGCAGATCACCGGTGGCCCGTGGTCCGCAGGGGCTTCGACCGCTTCGTGAAGCCCCGCCCCCGTCCGATGGCGTACCTGGTCGCCTACGCCGAACTCGCTCTCGGCCTCGGGCTGATCGCGGGATTCCTGACGCCGATAGCCCTGGTCGCCGGGCTGGTGCTCAACCTGGTCTACCTCGTGCTGATGATCCACGACTGGGCGGAGCAGGGGCAGAACCTGATGATGGCCCTGATCTCCCTGACGGGGCTGCTCGCCATGAGCTGGCAGAGCTGGTCGCTCGACAGCGCGCTGGGCCTGTTCCGCTGGTAGGGCTTTGCGGCGTGACGGCCCGCGGCGGGAGCGGCGGTTCGCGGGGCGGTGCCCGGAGCGCACGGGCCCCCGGTCGTTCAGCTCCCCGGGCGTGGGGTGGCCCGGGAGGCTGATCGGCCGTAGGCCCGTGCGCGGCGGGTCAGCCCTTCTCCCCGACCGTCACCGGCCGGTCGTCGTTCAGCTCGTTGAAGAGTTCCTTCGCCTTCGCCTCGTTCCACTGCACGGCGCTGCCCTTGGGGGTGCGGAGGTTGAGGTTCGACACGGGGACGTTGAGCCGCTTGCCGTCGCCCGCCGTGACCCCCTTCATCGCCTTGAACAGCGAGGTGAGGTTGGTCAGGCCGGTGTCCTTGTCGACGATGAGCGTGCCGAGGCCCGCGCTCATGGTCGGGTAGACCTTGGCCGGGTCGAGCAGGATGTCGGGCGTGGCGGCCTTGCGGGCGAGGGCGGCCAGGAACTTCTGCTGGTTCTGGCTCCGGCCGAGGTCGCCCTGGGCCTCCTGGTGGCGCTGGCGGACGAAGGCCAGTGCCGTACGGCCGTCGAGGGTCTGGCAGCCCTTCTTGAGGTTCGCGCCCGACTTCTTGTCCTTGACGCCGTGGTCCAGGCAGATCGGGACGCCGCCGATGGCGTCGACGATGCCCACGAAACCGGCGAACCCGATCTCCGTGTAGTGGTCGACGTGCACGCCCGTGTTGCGCTCGATGGTCCGGACGAGCAGATCGGGGCCGCCGAACGAGAATGCCGCATTGAGCTTGTTCTTCGCCGCGGCGTAGTGCTTGCCGGTGTCGGGGCGGATGTACGGCGGGATGGTCACCCAGGAGTCGCGCGGCAGGCTCACCATCGTCGTGCCGTTGGCGCCGGTGTGCAGCAGGATCATCGAGTCGGTGCGGCGGCCCGCGTCGGCCGAACCACCGGTGTGCAGGTCCTTCTTGGCCCGGTCGGAGAGGCCCACCCGGCTGTCGGAGCCCACGATCAGGTAGTTGGTCCCGCGGCCCGGCGGCATCCGGTCCGCGATCTTGTCCAGGTCGACCTCGCGGTTGAGCTGGGTGTCGGCCCAGACGTAGCTGCCGAGGGAGCCGCTGAGCAGGACGGTCACCAAGAGGATCGCCGTCCGCCGGATCCGGCGGCGGCGCGGGGAGGAGCGGGCGGCGCGCCGGCTGCGGCCCGCGCGCCCGGGTTCGGGGCCCACGCGGCCGGGTTCGGGGCCCACGCGGCCGGGCCGGCCCGCGCGCCCGTCGTTCCCGCCGGGTGCCTCGAACCGGACCGGAGGCGCCGGCGCCGGTGCGGGCGCCCGGACGCCGGGCAGCGAGCTGTCGAGGGGCCCTCCCGGGTCCATCCGGGGCCAGTGCATCTGAGGCGGAGGCTCCTGAGACGGAGACTCCTGAGACGGGTGCGGCCAGTACGGAAGCTCCTGGGTCGAGTACACCTCCTGGGGCGGATACGCCTGGGGCGGGTACACCTCCTGGGGCGGATACGCCTGGGGCGCAGGCCCCTGGGGCGGATACGTCTGGGGCGGGTGCTCCTCCGGGGGCCACACCTGCCCGGGGCCGGGGTATGCCGCCTCGGTTTGGCCGCCCCGCCAGGTATCGGGCGACCCGTCCAGCCAATCGGTCATGCGCGGAAGCCTCCAATGTCATGTTCTCTTCACCTAAGGGTGCCCAGATCCGCACAAGTGAACGGGCGGGTGCGAGAGCGGATCGGGCCAACCGCCGGTGCCCCGGGGTGTCCGCACGGCGCATGGCCGTACGGACGCCCCCAGGGCCCGTTACGGGGTCATCTCGACGTCAGGCCCTCGTACGCGACCGACTGGCCGATCTGCTGGGCCGCGGTGCCGGAGCGGTGCATGCGCTGCCACTTCAGGCGGGTGCCGAGCAGGAAGGCCACCACGGACTGGATGACCACCAGATACATCAGCTGCCGGTAGACGAAGAGCTGGAGCGGCATCGCCCACAGCGACTTCACCGGCTCCCGGTCGAGCTTCAACGCATAGGCACAACAGGCCAGTTGGAGCCCGAGGAAGCCGAACCACACGGTGGCCGCGAGCACCGGGCCGCGGAACAGCGCCGCGTACAGCGCGAAGACGTCGACGACCGGCGCGAGCAGCGGCAGGGCGACCTGGAAGAGCGCGAGGTAGCTCAGCCCTCGCCGTCCGAACCGCCCCGAAGGACCCACTTCGATGACGGCCCGGCGGTGCTTCCACATCGCCTGGATCGTGCCGTAGCACCAGCGGTAGCGCTGCCGCCACAGCTGCCGCAGCGAGGTGGGCACCTCGGTCCAGGCGATCGCGGACTCCTCGTAGACCACCCGCCAGCCCGCCTGCCACAGGGCCATGGTGAGGTCGGTGTCCTCGGCAAGAGTGTCCTCGCTGACGCCGCCGACGCCCATCAGCGCATCCCGGCGGAAGGCCCCGATGGCGCCGGGGACCGTCGGCATGCACTCCAGCACCTCGAACATCCGCCGGTCGAGGTTGAACCCGAAGACGTACTCCAGGTGCTGCCACTGACCCAGCAGCCGGCTGCGGTTGCCGACCTTGGTGTTGCCGCTGACCGCACCCACCGCCGGGTGGGCGAGCGGCTGGATCAGCCGGTAGACGGCATCCGGTTCGAAGACCGTGTCGGCGTCGACCATGACCACGATCTCGTACCGGGCGTGCGCCAGGCCGGTGTTGAGGGCGGCCGCCTTGCCCGAGTTGTACTGGCGGATCACCTCCACGCGGGGATCGCCGATCCGGACGGCGATGTCCGCCGTGTCGTCCGTCGACCCGTCGTCGATCACGATGATCTGCAGCTGCACGTAGGCGGAGGCGAGCAGCGAACGGACGGTGGACTCGATACCGGCCTCTTCGTTGTAGGCGGGCACGAGCACCGTCACCGGATCGGCGATCTCCCGTAGCCAGGGGGAGCCGGGACGGAAGCGGGTCAGCCGCCGGACGTGCGTCCGGGCGAAGACGACGAGGGACGCCAGCCGCAGCACGCCCAGGGTGCCGGCGATGCCCAGCACCCAGGTCATGCCGTGCACGAAGGTGTAGCCGGCGACCTTGGCCCAGACCAGGGCCGTGCCCAGCGCCTGTTCGGTGCCGGAGACCGTCTTCTCGGCCGGGGCCAGCTTGGCCCCTGCCGTCACGGTGGTGAACTTGTCGACGTTCCGGTCGGCGAGCAGCCGCTCGGTGTCCTTGTAGGCGGTGTCGTTCTGGCCGAACTGCCGGATGAGGCCCTGCGCCGGCTTGCGGTACCACCGGTCGGCGGCGACCAGTGTGTAGCCCTCCGCGCCGGCCTTCTTGGCGGCCTTCCACTCCGCGCCGCACATGGTGTCCGACGAGGTGGTCTGCGGCAGCCGCAGCAGCCTGGTGTGGATGCCCGCCGTGCCGGCCAGCGCCTTCTGCGTCAGCGAGAGCTCCAGCCCGGCACGCAGGGGCGAGGCCTCGCCCATGACCGCGCCGGTGTAGGTGTTCGAGCCGATCTCATGGCCCTCGTCCCTGATCCTCCGTACCAGGTCCGGGTGTTGGGCGGCTTGGGCGCCGTACAGGAAGAAGGTGGCGTGGACGTGGTGCTTGCG includes:
- a CDS encoding amidohydrolase family protein produces the protein MSSNESGTAELPRIISVDDHVIEPAHLFDTWLPKKYRDRGPKPFTAGIGELEYVGGKYRFTTDPEGQLTDWWEYEGLIFPYKRIIAAVGFSRDEMTLDGITREQMRRGCWDPKARLADMDVNHVEASLCFPTFPRFCGQTFAEAGDKEVGLACVRAYNDWMVEEWCGDSGGRLIPLCLIPLWDIELAVAEIRRNAARGVRAVTFSEIPTYLGLPSIHSGYWDPFFAACEETGTVVNMHIGSSSQMPAASPDAPPAVQASLSFNNAMASMMDFLFSGVLVKFPRLKLAYSEGQMGWIPYALERADDVWEEHRAWGGVKDLIPEPPSSYYYRQVFCCFFRDRHGIEAIETVGVDNATFETDYPHVDSTWPHTKEVAAEHVAGLPAEVTYKILRGNAIRMLDLAFDRD
- a CDS encoding DoxX family membrane protein, translating into MQTVWLSGAEWLAVLRIGLGLWWLESWRHKDKKTWFAGGGITWAAGIAADHRWPVVRRGFDRFVKPRPRPMAYLVAYAELALGLGLIAGFLTPIALVAGLVLNLVYLVLMIHDWAEQGQNLMMALISLTGLLAMSWQSWSLDSALGLFRW
- a CDS encoding LCP family protein → MHWPRMDPGGPLDSSLPGVRAPAPAPAPPVRFEAPGGNDGRAGRPGRVGPEPGRVGPEPGRAGRSRRAARSSPRRRRIRRTAILLVTVLLSGSLGSYVWADTQLNREVDLDKIADRMPPGRGTNYLIVGSDSRVGLSDRAKKDLHTGGSADAGRRTDSMILLHTGANGTTMVSLPRDSWVTIPPYIRPDTGKHYAAAKNKLNAAFSFGGPDLLVRTIERNTGVHVDHYTEIGFAGFVGIVDAIGGVPICLDHGVKDKKSGANLKKGCQTLDGRTALAFVRQRHQEAQGDLGRSQNQQKFLAALARKAATPDILLDPAKVYPTMSAGLGTLIVDKDTGLTNLTSLFKAMKGVTAGDGKRLNVPVSNLNLRTPKGSAVQWNEAKAKELFNELNDDRPVTVGEKG
- a CDS encoding bifunctional polysaccharide deacetylase/glycosyltransferase family 2 protein; this translates as MRARNNRGRHAQSRDPRGHWLLLSLVLPLVFGALFFEGWTTHEVDAAKVRSDCTQPVPPAVEKGGPVVDLRGGAVKTAAMPARTVALTYDGGPDPVWTPRLLDLLRKHHVHATFFLYGAQAAQHPDLVRRIRDEGHEIGSNTYTGAVMGEASPLRAGLELSLTQKALAGTAGIHTRLLRLPQTTSSDTMCGAEWKAAKKAGAEGYTLVAADRWYRKPAQGLIRQFGQNDTAYKDTERLLADRNVDKFTTVTAGAKLAPAEKTVSGTEQALGTALVWAKVAGYTFVHGMTWVLGIAGTLGVLRLASLVVFARTHVRRLTRFRPGSPWLREIADPVTVLVPAYNEEAGIESTVRSLLASAYVQLQIIVIDDGSTDDTADIAVRIGDPRVEVIRQYNSGKAAALNTGLAHARYEIVVMVDADTVFEPDAVYRLIQPLAHPAVGAVSGNTKVGNRSRLLGQWQHLEYVFGFNLDRRMFEVLECMPTVPGAIGAFRRDALMGVGGVSEDTLAEDTDLTMALWQAGWRVVYEESAIAWTEVPTSLRQLWRQRYRWCYGTIQAMWKHRRAVIEVGPSGRFGRRGLSYLALFQVALPLLAPVVDVFALYAALFRGPVLAATVWFGFLGLQLACCAYALKLDREPVKSLWAMPLQLFVYRQLMYLVVIQSVVAFLLGTRLKWQRMHRSGTAAQQIGQSVAYEGLTSR